A window of Roseiflexus castenholzii DSM 13941 genomic DNA:
AAACAGCGCGCTCTGGCGACGCAGCGCCAGCAATGCCCGGCGATACGCCATATTGTAGCCATCGAACTCTTCGGCGCTTGCCCGCTGCGCGCCAAACAATTGGATCACCGTTAGCCCGACGATGCGTTCACTCAGAAACGCACTTGCGCGCGCCAGCGCCGTGCGCTCACCCGTTGAGGATCGCCGAATACGCTGCCGGAAGAAGCGCGTCACCAGCGCCAAGAGTGGAAGCACTGCCAGTGACAGAAGCGCCAGACGCCAGTTCACTGCCAGCATGACTCCGACGATGACCAGCAACGTCACGCTCTCCACCAGAATAGTCACCACACTGCTCGAAAGGAGCGCATTGATCGTATCCACATCACTGGTCAGGCGCGTGACCAGATCGCCCGTCGGAGTCCGTCCGAAAAACCTCTGGTCCTGATGGGTCATATGGTCGAACAGCCGTGTCCGCAGATCGGCCAGCGCTCGCTGCCCTGCCATCTGGAGAAACAGCGTGTAGATATACTGCAATGCAAACATTACAATCGCCACGCCGCCGTAGAGTGCTGCGATCAGCCACAACCCCTCAGGATCGCCGCGCGCAATCGGTCCATCGATTGCCTGTTGCATCAGCGCCGGCGGAACCGCATTCAACGCCGCAGTCGCCAGCAGGATGAGCAGCGCCAGCGCCAGAATGCGCCAGTGCGGCGCCATCACGCTGGCGAGCAATACAACCAGTGCTGCGTCCTGTCCACGCACCGTGGTGGATCGTGTGGAAGAAGACTCGCCTGTCATGCGATCGACTCCTCGGACTCTTCCGCCTGCCGCAATTCACGACGATACATCGCGGCATAGCGTCCATTGAGCGCCAGCAGCGACTGATGATCGCCCTGCTCCACAATGCCTCCCTCGTGCAGAACGATGATCTGATCGGCATCGCGCACTGCTGCCATCCGCTGACTGACCATCACTACGGTGCGACCTTCGCGCGCTGCGGCAAGTTCGCGCAGAATCTCGGCTGCCGTCTGCGCATCGACGCTCGAAAGCGTGTCGTCGAGCAGCAAGATCGACGGATCGCGCACCAGCGCACGCGCAATAGCAGTGCGCTGCTTCTGCCCGCCAGAGAGCGTCGCGCCGCGCTCTCCAACAATGGTCGCCAGCCCTTGCGGTAACTGCGCCAGATCATTTGTCAGGCGCGCAGCGTGGGCGGCGCGATGCACCAGTTCATCGGGAACGCCGGTTAAGCCAAGAGCGATGTTGTCGCGCACCGATATGCTGAACAGCAACGGCTCCTGCGGCACATACACCACAGAGCGACGCAATGTTTCCAACCGGATGCGCCGGATATCGACCCCGCCAATCGTGATGCGCCCTTCATCGGGGTCGCGCACACGCCCGATGAGACTCAGCAGCGTACTTTTCCCCGCTCCTGTCGCCCCAACGATACCAAGCGTCGTTCCTGCCGCTATCCGCAGATCGATGCCGCGCACAATCCAGCGAGAGTCGCCGGTGGCGCGCACGCCAACCCCCTCGAAGCAAATATCGCCAGACGGCATGAGCGCAATAGCGTCAGGAGCATCAACAATACGCGAACGACGGCGCAAGACTTCGCCGATTCGTCCGGCAGCGGCGCTTCCCTGTTGCAGTCGCTCATACGCCTGGCTGAGTTGTTGCGCTGCCGCGCTGAGCAAACCCAGATAAACGATGAACTGCACATACTGGCCGACCGAAATCGCTCCTCCAACTACCAGTGCGCCACCCAAACCAAGCACAACCGCAGCCGCCAGACGCACCACCAGACTGGGGAGGGGAGCAATGGCTGCGGAACGCAGCACAAAATCAAGATTACTGCGCACATACGCCTCATTGCTCTGCTGAAACGCTGCAACTACGGAGCGTTCCTGCGCATACGCCGCCAGCATGCGCATGGCGCTCAGATGCTCTTGAGCAAATGCCGAGAGGCGCGCCATACGCTGCTGCACATGATCGAATGCGCGTTCCAACACGCGCCCCAGCCCAACCTGCACACCGAGACTGGCAAACAACAATGCGACGACCAGCGCCGCCAGCAGCGGACTGCTCAACGCCATGAGCACCGTTCCAATCGCCAGCAGAAACAGCGCATGCATCGACATCTGAAAGCCTGCGCTGTAGAAGCGCCAGATGTAAATGAAATCGTTCGAGGCGCGTGAGAGCAGATCACCCACACCATAACTTTGCGCCGTCGCCTGATCGAACAACAACACCCGATCGAACAAGTCCTGGCTCATGCGATAACTGACCCCTACTGCAATCCATCCGGTCAGCATACGGAGCAGATACCTGAACACCGCAAGCGTCGTTGCCAGTGCAATGAGGCCAACCGCATACCATACCAGTCGATCCGTGCGGATTCCAGCCAGCACATCGTCAATTGCGCGTCCGAGCAGCGCCGGACTGAACGCGCTGGCGGATGCGCTGATCAGCGCATAGATGGTTCCCACGATCAGGTGTCGCCGATATGGCGCCATGTACGGGAGCAGAAAGCGGAGTCCAGAGTGTTTCATGGTGCAGATCCGAAACGCTACGATGGTCCTGCGTCAACTTCAGAAGGTATATGAGTTTACACGATATTATACCAATGACGCTTGAAGATGCCGCATGCGTGTCATTCCGAGCGCAGCGAGGAATCTGCGCGGGTCGCGCAAGACCCCTCGCTGCACTCAGGGTGACCATGCCGGATGTTCACAGGGAATTGGTATTAATCCATTGAGTCAATGAACCGTCAATGGCGAGTCAATCGCGTGAACTATTTTTGTACCAGTTCCAGCACACACCTCAGCCCCGATACGTGTGAGCGCATATTTGTTAGGAGGCAACACACCATGCGGTCGAAAATCCTGCGGGCACTTGCAGCGGCACTCCTGGTTGGCACGATTGCAGCAGCGGCTATGGCGCCGCTTGCTCCGCCACCTATCCGTGGACCGTCGACGACTATCGCAAACTGGTAACGCATGACCCTGTTCGTTGTCTATCTGGCTTGTGCGCTCGTTGGAGCAGTGATTGCGCTCTGGCGAGCGCCATCCTGGCCGCGCTACAACCTGCTGCTGGCAATCGCCGCCGTGCCGCAGATCGCCCACATCCTCGGCATACACATCAGTGAGATGTTTGTTTTGTCGGTTGTAGCGATGATCCTGTGGTGCGTCTGCAACTATCGGATCGCTGGCGTCCCTGTGGTCGCTGGCGGTGCGGCGCTTAACATGCTGGCGATGGCGTGGCATGGCGGCGCAATGCCGGTACGAGCCGATATTCTGGCCGATCTGGGGTATCACTTCGAGGCCGGCGTCCTTCTGGAAGGGTCGAAGGACATTGTTGTTCACGGTTCGCCGCTCTGGATTCTCTCTGACTGGTTGCCAATCTCAACGACACTTCTGACGCTGATTATCAGTCCTGGAGACATTCTGATCGCCAGCGGCGTTCTGATCTGGCTGTTATTCAGCCGCACACCCAATCCCGATTCGGAAAGGAAGCATCCCATGCTTGCATTTCGCACGCCTGCTGCACCTTCAGAGCAGCACCTTCATCTGGTCCCGGGGCATAGCGCGCGACCAGCGTTGACTCGTCTGGCGCTGCTGGCAGCCGCCGATCCGGCACTTGCGGAGCGATTGCTCCACGATCCATTCGATGCCGCAGATGCCCATCCTCACTACCACGTGTCGCTCGATGCACGCGACCGCGCGACGCTGGCCGCCATCCGCGCGCGTGCGCGAACCGTCGGTGAATTCCTGGGAGAACTTGCCGCTGAAGTCGATGGAATATAGCGTTGGTTATGACACACATATCGAACGTCCCCTCAAAGGTGGAAATCATCAGTGCAGGCACATACTTCCGCTACATCTTCATAGAAGACCTATCACCATGAATAGCGGAGTCACAACCCAATCGCTATCGCCTGCTGACATTCTGACTATCCTGCGTCAGATTGTCGACTCGCCCACCGTGGAAAGCCTTGCCGAAATTCTTCACGACGTTATTATGCGTCTCTTCCCCGATACGCGCGTCGATCTCTTCGTCCTCAGCGAGTCGGCAGAGCACTTGCTGATGACGTGCGGCAACCAGGATTTGCCAACCCCGCCTGCCAGGTGCGGATTGTCGCCATTCATCGCCTGGTTGCACCAGCACGGCTATCAGACGGCTCTTGTACCCTTGATGGCCGCCAATCAACTCCAGGGACGGATGATCGTATCGCAACGCGCTATCGGACCTACACAACGCGATCTGACGATATTCGACCAGATCGCGCCGTTTGTGGGACTCTGGTTTATCGCCCACCGTCACCTGACAACTATCAAGCAACACGAGGAACACCTGCGCACGACACAGGAGCGATTGCACCAACTTGAAGAAATGCGGTTGCGCGCGACATTGGCGGCTGGTGCGGCACACGACATCGGCAATCTCTTCGCCTCGGTTTTGGGGCATGCGCAGTTGCTGCAACAAGCAGCGCCGTCTCATCTCCAGGACGATCTCAAAACCATCGAGCAGGCTGCCAGAGACGGACATTATCTCTTACGGCGTCTGCTCACCATTCGCAGCGCCACTCACTCGGTAGAGGCGACGACATCGCCGGTGCTGCTTCCCACCCTGGTTCATGACGCATTGCAGTTGACCCGGCCATTTTGGGGAACCCGTCGTTCTGTGAAGGTCAACATGGCACTGGCGCCGGTTCCGCCCGTGCGCGGGCATCCGGCGGATCTGCGCGAAGTTTTGATCAATCTTATCCTGAACGGCGTATCGGCCATGCCGGAAGGGGGCACGCTTACCGTGCGCACCTACAGCACCGGCGAACGCGCCGTCGTCGAGATCAGCGACACAGGCGCCGGCATCGCACCTGCGCAGCAAAACGCCATCTTCCAGCCGTTTGTGACGAATCGCAGCACAGGGAGCGGACTGGGGTTGAGTATCAGTCGGACCATCGTCGAAAGCTATGGCGGGGTCATTAGTGTTGCGAGCACGCCGGGACGCGGTGCAACGTTCACGATCAGCCTGCCCCTGGCGCACACCGCCGATACAGCGCCTGAGCCGACCGCAGTACGTTTTGCAGCATCGTAGCGCAGCACTAGCGATGGCGAAAGATGAGCATCCCTCCGGCAACGATCATCAGCAGAGGAAAGACGATATCGGTATCGATGCCGAACTGCTCAGCCAGAAAGATCAGCCCTAGCCCGATCAGCACGATACCGGCCCAATTCAGACGACGACGAGGCGCACGCGCTGGCGGCATTGCCGGATCCATCCGCAAATTGATCGTCTGTCCCGTCTGTGGCGGACCGGATGCCGCATCGGCGAACGACGACTCGGCATACCCGGATTGCCGGGAATACTGAGCCTGGTATGCCTGACGGCTGAATACCGCGCCCTGCTCGCCCGCCTGTTGCCCTTCACCTGGAAAAGCAGACGGTGTATCAGGCGGCGCCTTCGGCATAATGATCCACAGGATGGGATAGAGCAAAAAACCGATGCCACTGGTCAGAGTAACCAGGACAAAGATCAGGCGAACAATCACCGGATCGATCTGAAAATAGTCGCCAAGGCCGCCGCACACGCCGGCAAGGACCGCATCACGACGACTTCGCACCAGACGAGACTGCATGACGCACACAAACCTTTCAGGGTCGCCGCACGACCAGAATGTTCGGTTCCTGGCGATGAGACGCAAAGTATTAATATATTGTTGCAGCCTTGCGGTTCAGAATGTGATGCGCCGTCGGCGCAGTGCGATGCTCTGAAGTAATCCGACCGCCGCCAGTGTTGTCAGGGTGAAGCTGCCGCCATAGGAGATAAACGGCAGGGGGATGCCAGTGATCGGCATGATGCTCATGTTCATGCCCACATTGACAAGCACGTGGCACAACAGCATTGCCGCAATCCCCGTTGCTATCAGGCGCCCAAACGAGTCACGCGCCGCCTGAGCGACCGTCAGCGCCTGCCAGACGGTTACGCCCAAAAAGACGAGCAGCAACGTCGCGCCAATGAACCCCAACTCTTCCCCGGTAATTGCAAAGATAAAATCGGAGTATTGCACCGGCAAGTAGTTGCCCTGACTCAACAAGCCGTGCGTCCATCCGCGACCGGTCAGACCACCCGATCCAATCGCTGTCAACGACTGCATGATGTTCCACGCGCCCTGTTTCAGTTCCGGGTCGTATTTCAGCGGATCGATAAAGATCAGCAGACGATCACGCTGATAGGGACGAAGAATATGGGTCCAACCATACATTGCAGCGGGGAGGGCGGCGACAAACAGGACGACGAACTGCTGCCAACGCACGCCAGCCGCCAGC
This region includes:
- a CDS encoding ABC transporter ATP-binding protein, producing the protein MKHSGLRFLLPYMAPYRRHLIVGTIYALISASASAFSPALLGRAIDDVLAGIRTDRLVWYAVGLIALATTLAVFRYLLRMLTGWIAVGVSYRMSQDLFDRVLLFDQATAQSYGVGDLLSRASNDFIYIWRFYSAGFQMSMHALFLLAIGTVLMALSSPLLAALVVALLFASLGVQVGLGRVLERAFDHVQQRMARLSAFAQEHLSAMRMLAAYAQERSVVAAFQQSNEAYVRSNLDFVLRSAAIAPLPSLVVRLAAAVVLGLGGALVVGGAISVGQYVQFIVYLGLLSAAAQQLSQAYERLQQGSAAAGRIGEVLRRRSRIVDAPDAIALMPSGDICFEGVGVRATGDSRWIVRGIDLRIAAGTTLGIVGATGAGKSTLLSLIGRVRDPDEGRITIGGVDIRRIRLETLRRSVVYVPQEPLLFSISVRDNIALGLTGVPDELVHRAAHAARLTNDLAQLPQGLATIVGERGATLSGGQKQRTAIARALVRDPSILLLDDTLSSVDAQTAAEILRELAAAREGRTVVMVSQRMAAVRDADQIIVLHEGGIVEQGDHQSLLALNGRYAAMYRRELRQAEESEESIA
- a CDS encoding DUF5317 family protein, producing the protein MTLFVVYLACALVGAVIALWRAPSWPRYNLLLAIAAVPQIAHILGIHISEMFVLSVVAMILWCVCNYRIAGVPVVAGGAALNMLAMAWHGGAMPVRADILADLGYHFEAGVLLEGSKDIVVHGSPLWILSDWLPISTTLLTLIISPGDILIASGVLIWLLFSRTPNPDSERKHPMLAFRTPAAPSEQHLHLVPGHSARPALTRLALLAAADPALAERLLHDPFDAADAHPHYHVSLDARDRATLAAIRARARTVGEFLGELAAEVDGI
- a CDS encoding sensor histidine kinase, producing the protein MNSGVTTQSLSPADILTILRQIVDSPTVESLAEILHDVIMRLFPDTRVDLFVLSESAEHLLMTCGNQDLPTPPARCGLSPFIAWLHQHGYQTALVPLMAANQLQGRMIVSQRAIGPTQRDLTIFDQIAPFVGLWFIAHRHLTTIKQHEEHLRTTQERLHQLEEMRLRATLAAGAAHDIGNLFASVLGHAQLLQQAAPSHLQDDLKTIEQAARDGHYLLRRLLTIRSATHSVEATTSPVLLPTLVHDALQLTRPFWGTRRSVKVNMALAPVPPVRGHPADLREVLINLILNGVSAMPEGGTLTVRTYSTGERAVVEISDTGAGIAPAQQNAIFQPFVTNRSTGSGLGLSISRTIVESYGGVISVASTPGRGATFTISLPLAHTADTAPEPTAVRFAAS
- a CDS encoding PspC domain-containing protein; the protein is MQSRLVRSRRDAVLAGVCGGLGDYFQIDPVIVRLIFVLVTLTSGIGFLLYPILWIIMPKAPPDTPSAFPGEGQQAGEQGAVFSRQAYQAQYSRQSGYAESSFADAASGPPQTGQTINLRMDPAMPPARAPRRRLNWAGIVLIGLGLIFLAEQFGIDTDIVFPLLMIVAGGMLIFRHR
- the rodA gene encoding rod shape-determining protein RodA, which encodes MVRTWRDYNFPLFLCVVILLIFGAAMVYSATLRDPLTQGYFSRHLVNLLVGCAAMAVMTAIDYHFFESWIVPFYLGAVALLGLVLAIGQVSSGAQSWIDLGVRTFQPSEPVKLLVILALAAYWSRNERQPSAWRVVITSLILVGIPTVLVFLQPDFGTAMVFGAIWLAMALAAGVRWQQFVVLFVAALPAAMYGWTHILRPYQRDRLLIFIDPLKYDPELKQGAWNIMQSLTAIGSGGLTGRGWTHGLLSQGNYLPVQYSDFIFAITGEELGFIGATLLLVFLGVTVWQALTVAQAARDSFGRLIATGIAAMLLCHVLVNVGMNMSIMPITGIPLPFISYGGSFTLTTLAAVGLLQSIALRRRRITF